One genomic region from Melospiza melodia melodia isolate bMelMel2 unplaced genomic scaffold, bMelMel2.pri scaffold_54, whole genome shotgun sequence encodes:
- the LOC134413830 gene encoding olfactory receptor 14J1-like has product MFFFLLNLALSDLGSICTTVPKAMHSSLWDTRNISDTGCAAQLFFFLFFTGADFSLLTIMCYDRYMSICKPLHYRTLLGSRACAHMAAAAWASGFLFSLLHTANTFSLPLCHGNALGQFFCEIPQILKLSCAKSYLRELGFLAVSVSLVFGCFVFIVFSYVQIFRAVLRIPSEQGRHKAFSTCLPHLAVVSLFLSTGSFANLKPPSMSSPSLDLTLSVLYSVVPPALNLLIYSLRNQELKAAVWRLM; this is encoded by the coding sequence atgttcttcttcctgctcaacctggccctcagcgacctgggctccatctgcaccactgtccccaaagccatgcacagttccctctgggacaccaggaacatctctgacacaggatgtgctgctcagctctttttctttctgttcttcactgGAGCAGATttctccctcctgaccatcatgtgctacgaccgctacatgtccatctgcaaacccctgcactacaggaccctcctgggcagcagagcttgtgcccacatggcagcagctgcctgggccagtggttttctcttttcactgctgcacacagccaatacattttcgctgcccctgtgccatggcaacgccctgggccagttcttctgtgaaatcccacagatcctcaagctctcctgtgccaaatcctacctcagggaactgggaTTTCTTGCTGTTAGTGTTTCTTTAGTATTTGGTTgctttgtattcattgttttctcctatgtgcagatcttcagggccgtgctgaggatcccctctgagcagggacggcacaaagccttttccacctgcctccctcacttggccgtggtctcactgttcctcagcactggatcATTTGCTAACCTGAaacctccctccatgtcctccccatccctggatctgaccctgtcagttctgtactcggtggtgcctccagccctgaacctcctcatctacagcctgaggaaccaggagctcaaggctgcagtgtggagactgatg